Proteins encoded by one window of Desulfonatronum sp. SC1:
- a CDS encoding sodium:calcium antiporter produces MDTLFNLGLIVVSAALLWKGAGLIVDNAATIARRWGISELVIGLTIVAAGTSAPEFLVTMTAAYQGLPAIALSNVLGSNIFNLGMILGLVAMIRPIPT; encoded by the coding sequence ATGGACACCCTCTTCAACCTTGGCCTGATCGTGGTCAGCGCCGCGCTGCTCTGGAAAGGGGCGGGGCTGATCGTGGACAACGCCGCGACCATTGCCCGGCGCTGGGGCATCTCCGAGCTGGTCATCGGCCTGACCATCGTCGCCGCCGGAACCTCGGCGCCGGAATTCCTGGTCACCATGACCGCGGCGTACCAGGGCTTGCCCGCCATTGCCCTCTCCAACGTCCTGGGCTCCAACATCTTCAACCTGGGCATGATCCTCGGCCTGGTGGCCATGATCCGCCCCATCCCCACC
- the betA gene encoding choline dehydrogenase, giving the protein MSKKTYDLIIIGAGTAGSILANRLSADPDRRVLVLEAGRWDHKMDFRIHMPSALAFNLTNKFYNWAYESEPEQHMHNRRIAQPRGKVLGGSSSINGMIHIRGNAMDYEKWGAIKGLENWDYAHCLPYFQKMEYRLKGADAYQGRTGGQYLTTPKCENPLFDAFFAAVQQAGYPITSDVNGFQQEGFGKFESTTYRGNRWSTARGYLHPALHRSNLELICKALTTRVLFEGRTAVGVEYRKGDKLHKAYAGEVICCGGAINSPQLLQLSGVGNAEHLLAKGVSVVADLAGVGENLQDHLEVYVQCASKQPVSLYPALKPWNMPKIGLEWLFRRTGIGASNHFEAGGFVRSNDEVMYPNLQFHFLPIAIRYDGSAPSEGHGYQLHVGPMYSDAKGSVRLLSNDPTTPPRIRFNYLSTEKDRKEWIEAIGCARKIFNQPAFEAFKNKELSPGEHISTDEEVLDFVAREGESAYHPSCTCKMGYDDMAVVDKDLKVHGLKNLRVVDASVMPEITNGNICAPVLMIAEKAADAILDNTPLPPSSVDFYRHASAVKK; this is encoded by the coding sequence ATGTCCAAGAAAACATATGACCTGATTATCATCGGCGCGGGGACCGCCGGGAGCATTCTGGCCAACCGGTTGAGCGCGGATCCGGACCGTCGCGTGCTGGTTTTGGAGGCTGGCCGCTGGGACCACAAGATGGATTTTCGGATCCATATGCCCTCGGCCCTGGCCTTCAACCTGACAAACAAGTTCTATAACTGGGCCTACGAGTCCGAGCCGGAACAGCACATGCACAATCGCCGGATCGCCCAGCCCCGGGGCAAGGTCCTGGGCGGTTCCAGCTCCATTAACGGGATGATCCACATTCGCGGCAACGCCATGGACTACGAGAAATGGGGCGCGATCAAGGGCCTGGAGAACTGGGACTACGCTCACTGCCTGCCGTATTTTCAAAAAATGGAATACCGGCTGAAAGGCGCGGACGCCTATCAGGGCAGGACCGGTGGGCAGTACCTGACCACCCCGAAATGTGAGAACCCGTTGTTCGACGCTTTTTTCGCCGCGGTTCAGCAGGCCGGATACCCGATTACCTCGGACGTGAACGGCTTTCAGCAGGAAGGATTCGGCAAGTTCGAAAGCACCACGTATCGCGGCAATCGCTGGAGCACGGCCCGCGGATATCTGCATCCGGCCCTGCACCGTTCCAACCTGGAGTTGATCTGCAAGGCCCTGACCACCAGAGTGCTCTTCGAGGGCCGCACCGCCGTGGGCGTGGAGTACCGCAAGGGCGACAAACTGCATAAGGCCTACGCCGGGGAAGTCATCTGTTGCGGCGGGGCGATCAACTCCCCGCAACTGCTCCAGCTCTCCGGTGTGGGGAATGCCGAGCATCTCTTGGCCAAAGGCGTTTCCGTGGTCGCGGATCTGGCGGGTGTTGGCGAGAACCTGCAGGACCACCTGGAGGTGTACGTGCAGTGCGCGTCCAAGCAGCCGGTCAGCCTTTACCCGGCCCTCAAGCCCTGGAACATGCCCAAGATTGGTTTGGAATGGCTGTTCCGGAGAACCGGGATCGGGGCCAGCAACCACTTCGAGGCCGGCGGCTTCGTGCGGAGCAATGACGAGGTCATGTACCCGAACCTGCAGTTCCATTTCCTGCCCATCGCCATCCGGTACGACGGGAGCGCGCCCAGCGAAGGCCACGGGTACCAGCTCCACGTCGGCCCGATGTACAGCGACGCCAAGGGCTCGGTCCGGCTGCTGTCCAATGACCCGACCACCCCGCCGCGGATTCGGTTCAACTACCTGTCCACGGAAAAGGATCGCAAGGAATGGATCGAGGCCATTGGGTGCGCGCGCAAGATTTTCAACCAACCGGCTTTCGAGGCGTTCAAAAACAAGGAACTCTCCCCCGGCGAACACATTTCCACGGACGAAGAGGTCCTGGACTTCGTGGCCCGGGAAGGGGAGAGCGCGTATCATCCCAGCTGCACCTGCAAGATGGGCTACGACGACATGGCCGTTGTGGACAAGGATTTGAAGGTACACGGTCTGAAGAACCTGCGTGTGGTGGACGCCTCGGTGATGCCGGAAATCACCAACGGGAACATCTGCGCCCCGGTGCTGATGATCGCGGAAAAGGCCGCGGACGCGATTCTGGACAACACGCCTTTGCCGCCGTCCAGCGTGGACTTTTATCGGCACGCGTCCGCAGTCAAGAAATAA
- a CDS encoding aldehyde ferredoxin oxidoreductase family protein produces MSSAAWGVMLHADLTTGTFQDVPLPDWFQEGYLGGKGYAAKLLLDLIPERADPLGPGNVLLFLPGPLTGTPAPAMRACVATKSPLTNLFLDSYFGGMFGPEIKYVGYDGLVITGQAPEPVILVVDRDGPRLRPAGELWGLDTLETTQRVKDILDDDGFKIAAIGPAGEEHVPYALICCEFNRQAGRGGAGAVMGAKNLKAVALKGDRLVRVHDQAAFEQALDRANQEIQDSAECRALMGSGTAASVEFANEAGLIPANNFSDGTSLLARKLGEGGQSRALWLSRAACLGCPIACTQMGAVRTGAHAQMVTDIVEYESAAMLGTNLGIGDPRAVAHLTKLCDLLGLDSISTGACVSFAMEAKAKGLLAKSSFEDMADLEFGSVAAAERLIRMIAGRQGELGRLLAQGVKVAAKVLGPEAESLAQHVKGLEMPAWGPRGAPGMGLAYMTADRGACHQRGFPVGYEATGMEWRGKPVRALDLEGKAELVAALQDYLAGTDCLVKCDFGAMGVTPQTYADLLNAATGREVEPGFFDELGRRIWNSTRLFNLREGLDVSQERLPRRFVEEPLPSGPYKGHRITEEDMRTLLEDYYRVRGWDAQGRPTEECLERAGVVTDRRFVMTASAVKKP; encoded by the coding sequence ATGAGCAGTGCGGCCTGGGGCGTGATGCTCCACGCGGATCTGACCACGGGTACGTTTCAGGATGTGCCTCTTCCGGACTGGTTCCAGGAGGGATACCTGGGCGGCAAGGGGTACGCGGCCAAGCTGCTTCTGGACCTGATTCCGGAGCGGGCCGATCCTTTGGGGCCGGGCAATGTCCTGCTTTTCCTGCCCGGCCCGCTCACCGGAACCCCGGCCCCGGCCATGCGGGCCTGCGTGGCGACCAAGTCCCCGCTGACCAACCTTTTCCTGGACTCCTATTTCGGCGGAATGTTCGGCCCGGAAATCAAGTACGTCGGATACGACGGGCTGGTCATCACGGGCCAAGCGCCGGAACCCGTAATTCTGGTCGTGGACCGGGACGGCCCTCGATTGCGTCCCGCAGGAGAGCTTTGGGGGCTGGACACCCTGGAAACCACCCAACGGGTCAAGGATATCCTGGACGACGATGGCTTCAAGATCGCGGCCATCGGACCGGCTGGAGAAGAACACGTTCCGTATGCCCTGATCTGTTGCGAGTTCAATCGTCAGGCCGGACGGGGCGGGGCGGGCGCGGTGATGGGGGCCAAGAATCTGAAAGCCGTGGCCCTCAAGGGCGATCGGCTGGTCCGGGTTCATGATCAGGCCGCGTTCGAGCAGGCTTTGGACCGTGCGAACCAGGAGATCCAAGACAGCGCCGAATGCCGGGCCCTGATGGGTTCCGGCACCGCGGCCTCTGTGGAGTTCGCCAATGAGGCCGGGCTGATCCCGGCGAACAACTTCAGTGACGGAACCTCGCTCCTGGCCAGGAAACTGGGTGAAGGCGGCCAGTCCCGGGCCTTGTGGTTGAGCCGGGCGGCCTGTTTGGGGTGCCCCATTGCCTGCACCCAGATGGGTGCGGTTCGGACCGGAGCCCATGCCCAGATGGTCACGGACATCGTGGAGTACGAGTCCGCGGCCATGCTTGGGACCAATCTGGGCATCGGCGACCCCCGGGCCGTGGCCCACCTGACCAAGCTCTGCGACCTGCTGGGCCTGGATTCCATCTCCACGGGCGCTTGCGTGAGTTTTGCCATGGAGGCCAAGGCCAAGGGGTTGCTGGCAAAATCCTCTTTCGAGGATATGGCCGACCTGGAGTTCGGCAGTGTCGCGGCGGCGGAACGGTTGATCAGGATGATCGCCGGTCGGCAGGGTGAACTGGGGCGTCTTCTAGCTCAGGGCGTCAAGGTCGCGGCCAAGGTCCTGGGGCCGGAGGCGGAAAGCCTGGCCCAGCACGTCAAGGGCCTGGAAATGCCCGCCTGGGGACCGCGCGGCGCACCGGGCATGGGCCTGGCCTACATGACCGCGGACCGGGGAGCCTGCCATCAGCGCGGTTTTCCCGTGGGCTACGAGGCCACGGGCATGGAGTGGCGGGGCAAGCCCGTCCGGGCGTTGGACCTGGAGGGCAAGGCCGAACTGGTGGCGGCCTTGCAGGACTATCTGGCCGGCACGGACTGTCTGGTGAAATGCGACTTTGGGGCCATGGGCGTTACGCCCCAAACCTACGCCGACCTGCTGAACGCGGCCACGGGCCGCGAGGTGGAGCCAGGCTTTTTCGACGAACTGGGCCGCCGGATCTGGAACTCCACCCGTCTCTTCAATCTCCGCGAGGGCCTGGACGTATCCCAAGAGCGCCTGCCCCGGCGCTTCGTGGAGGAGCCCCTGCCCAGCGGCCCGTACAAGGGCCACCGGATCACGGAGGAGGACATGCGCACGCTGCTGGAGGATTACTAC
- a CDS encoding 4Fe-4S dicluster domain-containing protein: MQQTRPPVFIRTHFDACTGCQLCQAACSLHVFGGYNPRRSMLTIRRMWENMAHIPVVCAQCADPMCLRACPVKAISRDEVTGVVAIDREKCISCGLCGRYCPLGMIHLDAESGKAFKCDLCDGSPGCVRACPTGALEMLESARIPTSAGEGQS; encoded by the coding sequence ATGCAACAGACTCGCCCCCCCGTATTCATCCGAACCCATTTTGACGCCTGTACCGGCTGCCAACTCTGTCAGGCCGCCTGTTCCCTGCATGTGTTCGGTGGGTACAATCCGCGGAGATCCATGCTTACCATCCGGCGGATGTGGGAGAATATGGCTCATATTCCGGTTGTCTGCGCGCAGTGCGCGGATCCGATGTGCCTGCGGGCCTGTCCGGTAAAGGCTATATCCCGTGATGAGGTAACCGGAGTCGTGGCCATTGACCGGGAGAAGTGCATTTCCTGTGGGCTGTGCGGTCGGTATTGCCCCTTGGGCATGATCCATCTGGACGCGGAAAGCGGCAAAGCCTTCAAGTGCGACTTGTGCGACGGCAGCCCTGGTTGTGTCCGGGCTTGCCCCACGGGGGCTCTGGAAATGCTCGAATCGGCGAGAATCCCGACAAGCGCCGGGGAGGGCCAATCATGA
- a CDS encoding FadR/GntR family transcriptional regulator — protein sequence MDRPFSVGKVEGLEDYCFAPTRAGRAGEDIALQIQAAVLGGKVKPGERLPSERELQVLFKTGRGVIREALQVLKHKGLIEIHKGAKGGAYVKNIEVVSISESFALFLKQNQTDPMHLIEFRESMDYVITDLAIARGSVDRKRLLQDKAEALAAVADEANMELLAELDRELNLLFAKMADNPIFEWIMQAVQIGFSSMDNALYEDAEYRRCIVDNWRHTALEIARHDPIKAKSFISYHYMILRRKVEAFQEMRRTTEM from the coding sequence ATGGACCGTCCATTCAGTGTCGGCAAAGTCGAGGGGCTGGAGGATTACTGTTTCGCCCCCACCAGGGCTGGGCGCGCCGGGGAGGACATAGCTTTGCAGATTCAAGCCGCGGTGCTTGGCGGCAAGGTCAAGCCCGGCGAACGCCTGCCCAGCGAAAGAGAACTGCAAGTCCTGTTCAAGACCGGTCGCGGGGTGATTCGCGAAGCCCTGCAGGTGCTCAAGCACAAGGGGTTGATCGAGATTCACAAGGGGGCCAAGGGCGGGGCCTACGTCAAGAACATCGAAGTTGTCAGCATCAGCGAGTCCTTTGCCTTGTTCCTGAAGCAGAACCAAACCGATCCCATGCACCTGATCGAATTTCGGGAAAGCATGGACTACGTGATCACGGACTTGGCCATTGCCCGCGGCAGCGTGGACCGGAAGCGACTCCTTCAGGACAAAGCCGAGGCCCTGGCCGCCGTCGCGGACGAGGCGAACATGGAACTTCTGGCCGAACTGGACCGGGAACTGAATCTGTTGTTCGCCAAAATGGCCGACAATCCGATTTTTGAATGGATCATGCAGGCCGTTCAGATCGGTTTCAGCTCCATGGACAACGCCCTGTACGAGGACGCGGAATACCGGCGGTGCATCGTGGACAATTGGCGGCACACCGCCCTGGAGATCGCCCGCCACGACCCCATCAAGGCCAAGTCTTTCATCAGCTACCATTACATGATTTTACGCAGGAAGGTGGAAGCGTTTCAAGAAATGCGTCGAACCACCGAAATGTGA
- a CDS encoding ABC transporter substrate-binding protein: MDKKLRKLAMAFAMVIMIGFAGNALASKEVRFVYVPWTCVTVKTEVAQFFLNELGYDVSSMLLSVPIAYQALASDQADIFLGNWMPTMQSIAEPHFKSGKVESFSVIMENAKYTLAVPTYAYEGGLRDFSDIAKYGEKLEYKIYGIEEGNDGNEVIELMINENMFNLGNFELIPSSETAMLTQVQNFARNQQWIVFLGWSPHWMNKIIDMSYLTGSDETTFGGNDGTATVYINIRTGFDQEQPNVAAFLNNFLVPIAMVNEAMNMLHEDSAMEPLEAGLAWLRANPEIYRGWMDGVTTADGQPALPVIEAAMAK, encoded by the coding sequence ATGGACAAGAAATTACGTAAGTTGGCGATGGCCTTCGCCATGGTCATTATGATCGGCTTTGCCGGAAACGCCCTGGCTTCCAAGGAAGTTAGGTTCGTGTACGTGCCCTGGACGTGCGTTACGGTGAAAACCGAGGTGGCCCAGTTTTTCCTGAATGAACTCGGCTATGACGTCTCCAGCATGCTGCTATCCGTGCCAATCGCCTACCAGGCCTTGGCCTCGGACCAGGCGGACATTTTTTTGGGCAATTGGATGCCCACCATGCAGAGCATTGCCGAGCCCCATTTCAAGAGCGGCAAGGTTGAGTCGTTCTCCGTGATCATGGAGAACGCCAAGTACACCCTGGCCGTGCCCACCTATGCCTACGAGGGCGGCTTGCGCGACTTTTCGGACATCGCCAAATACGGGGAAAAGCTGGAGTACAAGATCTACGGCATCGAGGAAGGCAACGACGGCAACGAGGTCATCGAACTGATGATCAATGAAAACATGTTCAACCTGGGGAATTTCGAACTGATCCCTTCCAGCGAGACGGCCATGCTGACCCAGGTCCAGAATTTTGCCCGCAACCAGCAGTGGATCGTTTTCCTGGGCTGGTCCCCGCACTGGATGAACAAGATCATCGACATGTCCTATCTCACGGGCAGCGATGAAACCACCTTCGGCGGGAACGACGGCACGGCCACGGTGTACATCAACATCCGCACCGGCTTTGACCAGGAGCAGCCCAATGTGGCCGCGTTCCTGAACAACTTTCTTGTGCCCATCGCGATGGTCAACGAGGCCATGAACATGCTTCACGAAGACTCCGCCATGGAGCCCCTGGAAGCCGGTCTGGCCTGGCTGCGCGCCAACCCGGAGATCTATCGCGGCTGGATGGACGGCGTGACCACGGCCGACGGACAGCCCGCCCTGCCGGTGATCGAAGCGGCGATGGCGAAGTAG
- a CDS encoding YeeE/YedE thiosulfate transporter family protein: MIKRDGGWSPYLAGGLSGLVGVMSVWLAGQFFGASTSFVRTAGMIEQWFSPERVAQLEYFTRVVPRIDWQWMFVIGIVLGSLVSAWTSGSFRWQSVPDMWRERFGHTPVKRAVVAFSGGVVAMFGARLADGUPSGHGLSGSLQLAVSGFVALVCFFIGGLIMARIVYGGGKS; this comes from the coding sequence ATGATCAAACGTGACGGAGGATGGAGCCCGTATCTGGCCGGAGGACTCAGCGGCCTGGTCGGGGTGATGTCGGTCTGGTTGGCCGGGCAGTTTTTCGGTGCGTCCACGTCCTTCGTGCGCACGGCGGGGATGATCGAACAGTGGTTCAGCCCGGAGCGGGTCGCTCAACTGGAGTACTTCACTCGGGTGGTTCCCCGCATCGACTGGCAGTGGATGTTCGTGATCGGAATCGTCCTCGGCTCCCTGGTCTCGGCCTGGACCTCCGGCTCGTTCCGCTGGCAATCCGTCCCGGACATGTGGCGGGAACGCTTCGGCCACACCCCGGTAAAGCGGGCCGTAGTCGCCTTTTCCGGCGGCGTGGTGGCCATGTTCGGGGCCCGACTGGCAGACGGCTGACCCAGCGGTCATGGGTTGAGCGGTTCGCTTCAACTGGCTGTCAGTGGTTTTGTGGCTCTGGTCTGCTTTTTTATCGGCGGGTTGATCATGGCCCGCATCGTCTACGGAGGGGGTAAGTCATGA
- a CDS encoding YeeE/YedE thiosulfate transporter family protein, with amino-acid sequence MSILIYGLITGFLFGFLLQKGRVLRYDKQLGALRLMDMTIIKFMLSSVIVGMVGVYLLQDLGVAKLSVKPLMLGPIIIGGLLFGLGWGLLGYCPGTSMGALGEGRWDALWGILGMIVGGGLFAEAYPWLRSTVYTWGDYGRLTLPEMLGVSHWLVIPVFIVGAVLLFRWFERKGL; translated from the coding sequence ATGAGCATCCTGATCTACGGACTGATCACCGGCTTCCTCTTCGGCTTCCTGCTTCAGAAAGGACGGGTGCTGCGCTACGACAAGCAACTCGGCGCACTCCGGTTGATGGACATGACCATCATCAAGTTCATGCTTTCCAGTGTGATCGTGGGCATGGTCGGCGTGTATCTGCTCCAGGATCTGGGAGTGGCCAAACTCTCCGTGAAACCCCTGATGCTCGGGCCGATCATCATCGGCGGCCTGCTTTTCGGCCTAGGCTGGGGCCTGCTGGGCTACTGCCCGGGCACCTCCATGGGGGCGCTGGGCGAGGGCCGCTGGGACGCGCTGTGGGGCATCCTGGGGATGATCGTTGGCGGAGGGCTCTTTGCCGAAGCCTATCCTTGGCTGCGATCCACGGTGTACACCTGGGGCGACTACGGACGTCTGACCCTGCCGGAAATGCTCGGCGTCAGCCATTGGCTGGTCATTCCGGTGTTCATTGTCGGCGCGGTCCTGCTATTTCGCTGGTTTGAACGTAAAGGGCTCTAG
- a CDS encoding tRNA(5-methylaminomethyl-2-thiouridylate) methyltransferase, whose product MTQTYHALALFSGGLDSILAMKTVLDQGLRVLGLHFCSPFFGHPDKIGHWQRIYNLEIRPVDVHQEFIDILRQGPRFGYGKVLNPCVDCKITMLAHAKSLLDQYGARFLISGEVLGQRPMSQRRDTLNLISKQAEVRDLLLRPLCAGHLPPTPMEEEGLVDRSRLHSISGRGRKDQLRLAETYGLTEIPTPAGGCLLAEQESAKRFWPVLTRIPDPSPRDFALANMSRQYWNDGLWMMVGRNKANNDALARMAQAEDLLFKTADVQGPLALGRRKPGIIWTEEDIRLAATFVAGFTAKKRPPGQAPLIRVTSSDQSRTLECPAESPSETGWTEFTWDRTKQEKQDWINANSPS is encoded by the coding sequence ATGACCCAAACCTACCACGCCTTGGCCCTCTTCTCCGGAGGGCTGGACAGCATCCTGGCCATGAAGACCGTGCTCGACCAGGGACTGCGAGTCCTCGGCCTGCATTTCTGTTCCCCGTTTTTCGGCCACCCGGACAAAATCGGACACTGGCAACGCATCTATAATCTGGAAATCCGGCCCGTGGACGTGCATCAGGAGTTCATCGACATTTTGCGGCAAGGCCCGCGCTTCGGATACGGCAAGGTGCTCAACCCCTGCGTGGATTGCAAGATAACCATGCTCGCCCACGCCAAATCCCTGCTGGACCAGTACGGCGCCCGGTTCCTGATCAGCGGGGAAGTCCTCGGCCAGCGGCCCATGTCCCAACGCCGGGATACCTTGAACCTGATCAGCAAGCAGGCCGAAGTTCGCGATCTGTTGCTGCGCCCGCTCTGCGCCGGCCACCTTCCCCCCACGCCCATGGAAGAGGAAGGATTGGTGGACCGCTCCCGACTGCACTCCATTTCCGGCCGCGGCCGCAAGGACCAGCTTCGCCTGGCCGAAACCTATGGTCTGACCGAAATCCCCACCCCGGCAGGCGGCTGCCTGCTGGCGGAACAGGAATCCGCCAAACGATTCTGGCCGGTCCTGACCCGCATTCCCGATCCGTCCCCTCGTGACTTCGCCCTGGCCAACATGTCCCGGCAGTACTGGAACGACGGGCTTTGGATGATGGTCGGCCGCAACAAGGCGAATAACGATGCCCTGGCGCGCATGGCCCAGGCCGAGGATCTGCTGTTCAAGACCGCGGACGTCCAAGGCCCCCTGGCCCTGGGCCGTCGTAAGCCGGGCATAATCTGGACCGAGGAGGATATCCGCCTGGCCGCGACCTTCGTGGCCGGCTTCACCGCGAAAAAACGCCCCCCTGGACAAGCTCCCCTGATTCGCGTCACCAGTTCCGACCAGTCCCGTACCCTGGAATGCCCCGCCGAATCCCCGTCCGAAACCGGTTGGACGGAGTTCACCTGGGACCGGACAAAGCAAGAAAAACAAGACTGGATCAACGCCAACTCCCCGTCCTGA